The DNA region CATGTCGTCACGGGACTCGGCGGACGCGCGCAGGGGGTGCCGCGCGAGACCGGGTTCGACATCACCGCGGCGAGCGAAGTGATGGCGCTCCTCGCGTTGAGCCGGGACGGCCGGGATCTGCGCGCGCGCCTCGGGAAGATCGTCGTGGGGTTCGACGGGGACCGGCCGGTTCTCGCCGGCGAGTTGCGCTGCGCCGGCGCGATGGCGGCGCTCCTCCGCGAGGCGCTGCAGCCGAATCTCATGCAGACCCGGGAAGGCACCCCGGCGTTCATCCACACCGGGCCCTTCGGCAACATTTCGCACGGGAACTCCTCGATCATCGCGGATCTCGTCGCGCTGCCTCGGGTGGACTATCTCGTGACCGAGGCCGGCTTCGGGGCCGACATGGGCGCGGAGAAGTTCTTCCACATCAAGAGCGCGGCCTCGGGGCTCGTGCCCGATGCCGCCGTCCTCGTCGCGACGGTCCCGGGCATCAAGAGTCACTCCGGACGGTACCATCTGGCGGAAGGCCGGCCGGTCCCTGCGGACCTGTGGCGGGAGAACGTGCCCGACGTCGAGGCGGGCGCGGCCAATCTGCGAAAACAGATCCAAAACCTGCGCGCGTTCGGCGTCCCCGTGGTCGTGGCGGTGAATCGCCGTGACACCGACTCGCCCGCGGAACTGCGGGCGGTGCGGACGGCGGCGGCCGAGGCCGGCGCGGTGGCCGTGGCGGAACACCGGGCGTTTACGGACGGCGGCGCGGGCTGCGTCGAGTTGGCGGAAGCCGTCGAGGGGGCGTGCCGGCTCGGGGCCCCGGTACGGCCGCTGTACGCTCCCGCCGACAGCCCGGAGGCCAAGATCACCACGCTCGCCACCCGGCTCTACGGTGCCGCGGACGTGTCGTTCACCCCGGAGGCCCGGCGAGATCTGGAGCGCTACGTGAAGGCCGGCTACGGCGGGCTGCCGGTGTGCGTCGCGAAGACGCACCTGTCGCTGTCGCACGATCCCACGCTGAAGGGCGCGCCCGGAGGGTACACGTTCCCGATCCGCGGGGTGCGCCTGGCCGCGGGCGCCGGATACCTCTACGCCCTGGCCGGGGATATCATGACCATGCCCGGCCTGCCGAGCCATCCCCACGCGGCGGAGATCGACGTGGATCCGGAGGGACAGGTCACCGGGCTCGTGTGAGGCCGCGCCGCGCGGCGGCGCGGCGCTCCTCGGCGACACCCGCGACGTACACCGCGAAGACCCCGGTCAGTACCAGGCCGAGGCTCAAGAGTTGGGCCGGGTGGAGCGGGACGCGGCGGGTCGTCGCCACCAGCGCCGCGGTGACGACCGGCGCCCCGGCGGAGACGGCCGTCACCCCGGTGGCCGAGGCGTGGTGGAGGCCGCCGATCGCGGTCACCGTGAACGCCAGCAAGATGAGGCCCGTGACCAGGACAAAGCCCCACTGCACCGTGGAGAGGCGGACGATCGAGGCAAGCCCCCCGGTCGCGGCCACGTAGGCGAACAGCAGCGCGGCGCCGAGCACCATCTTCACCCCCACCACCGCCGCGACCGGGACGGTGCGCAGAGCGACCTTGATCAGGACGGCCCCGGCTGCGAACAACAGCGTGCCCGCGGCGAGCCACAGGACGCCGGCGTCGAGGCGGACGTC from bacterium includes:
- a CDS encoding formate--tetrahydrofolate ligase translates to MHTALSPAAVVAAPGAVLRDIRDVAAAIGFDEHDLDLRGRHRAKIRREVIDAAAAAGLPADGGPPARGKYVLVSAITPTPLGEGKTVTAIGLSMGLWRRGGTAAVAIRESALGPTLGVKGGGAGGGAAQIVPLEECLLGVPGDSHGVANANNLLAACIDDALMRHTVPIDPFTIQWRRVVDVSDRALRHVVTGLGGRAQGVPRETGFDITAASEVMALLALSRDGRDLRARLGKIVVGFDGDRPVLAGELRCAGAMAALLREALQPNLMQTREGTPAFIHTGPFGNISHGNSSIIADLVALPRVDYLVTEAGFGADMGAEKFFHIKSAASGLVPDAAVLVATVPGIKSHSGRYHLAEGRPVPADLWRENVPDVEAGAANLRKQIQNLRAFGVPVVVAVNRRDTDSPAELRAVRTAAAEAGAVAVAEHRAFTDGGAGCVELAEAVEGACRLGAPVRPLYAPADSPEAKITTLATRLYGAADVSFTPEARRDLERYVKAGYGGLPVCVAKTHLSLSHDPTLKGAPGGYTFPIRGVRLAAGAGYLYALAGDIMTMPGLPSHPHAAEIDVDPEGQVTGLV